The stretch of DNA TCCCGCTCCTCGTCGTCGTGGCGCTCCTCGTGCAGGCGGTCGCCGAGTCCCGGCTGCTCTACCAGGGCAACTGGGTCCTCTTCGCGGTGGTCGCGATCAAGACGCGCACGGTGCTGGTCGGTGAGGAGCCCGCATCGACGGGTGACGGGCCGCGCATCCCCGTCGCCGCCCGGGCATTCCGGGGCGCGACCGCCGACTGACCCCGGACCGAGCGCCGACTGCCTCCGGACCGAGCGCCGACGCCGCAGTGGACCGGTCGCCGGGGCGTCGTTGCCGAGACCCCCGTCCCGTGCTCCGGCGTCAGCGGTCCCGCAGCACCAGGGCGCAGGGCACCTGGGCCGACCACGGTGCCGTCCGCACCTCGAGCACCCGCGTCGGGTCGGCGCGGCACGCCGGCTCCGCGTCCCGCACCTGCGGCGCCCACGCCGGACCATCGCTCCGTGTCGACGCGCCCGGGGCGGCGTTCGTGACGCTCGTCGTGACCACCAGCGCGACCACGCACCTGCCGAGGGCCGACCGGGAGACGTGTACCGCGCCTCCCGGCCGCGTCTCGCCCGACCGAGCGGTCCCACGCTCGACCAGCAGGGCGCCGGCCACCACCAGCGCGGACAGCAGGAGCATGCCGGCTGCCGCGGCGTAGCGGCTCGGCCCCACGGCAGCGAGCCCGGCGGCGTCGAGCGTGCCCCACCGGCCGTTCGCCGACAGGTTGGCGAGCAGGGCGCCCGTCCAGACCGCGACCGAGCCGCCGGCGAACGCGACGAGCAGGGCCCGGGCACGCCACGGTGCGACGAGGAAGGCGAGCACGAGGACCACGAGGACGGCGAGCGCCGGCACCACCAGGACCCACCCGCCGTGGTCGGCGACCGCCCTGCCCACCGGCGCGACTCGTCGGTCCCACAGACCGGCCAACGGCTGGAGCAAGTACCCGGCGACGACGTCGGCCGGGGACGGGTGCCCGCGCTCGGACGGGCGCTCGGTCGTCAGCGCCGTCACCACCTGTGCCGTGCACCCGACGACCGCCGCGACCGTGACCGGGAGGGCGCGCAACCGCGCCGCCGCGCCGATCGACCGGACGCGACGGACGTGCCGCCCCGGTCCCGTCGAGGCGAGCGGCTGCCAGGCGAGCACGAGGAGCGGCAGGAAGACGACGGACTGGAGCTCCGTGAGCGTCGCCGCCAGGGCGAGCACCGCGACGACCGCGGCGGCCGACCACGACCGGACCCGGTACGCGAACAGCCAGGGGACGAGCACGAGCGCGTACCAGTGCAGGTTCGCCGCGTTGCCCGCGATCTCCACCGGGGCCATCGGGAGGACGACCGGCACCGCGGCGAGCAGCAGCCGCAGGGACCGGCGCGGTACGACGTCGCCGGACAGCAGGAACACGGCCGAGGCGACGACGGCCACGACCACGCAGCACGCTGCGGTCACCGTCAGCGCGTACTGCGCGACGGGACGGTGCACCGCGACGTCGACGACCAGGCGCGGGACGAGGTGCAGGTAGCCGGCGTAGGGCCGCAGGAGCGTCCCGTCGACGCCGGAGGCGAGGCGCTCGCGCAGGAACACACCACCGTCCTCCGCCCAGACGGTCCCACGCGACACCGGACCGAGCCGCCACCACGTCGTCGCGACGGCACCGACCAGCACGACCAGGGCGAGGACCGGCTCGGACCAGCGCGGCCCGGTTGCACGACGGACCGACCGTCCGGACGACCTGCGCCCCGACGGTGGCGTCGGTGGCCGGCCGGCTCGGCGCTCCATCGACGGCCGAAGCTAGCCGGATCATCGCATTCCGCGATATCGACGCTCCGTGATACGTCGAAGTCTCCCGGCACGGTGCGAGAGGATGGGTGCGTGACGGACCACGGGGTGAGCAGGCGGGCGCTCGCTCGGCGCTACCTGTCGGCCTGGATCGGCTTCTCGGCGGGAGGTCGGTTCAGCCAGGCCCTCGCGACGGCGATCCTGCTCTTCGCCTTCGGCGAGCCCGCCGTCCACGCGATGGTCGGTGCGGCCGGCACCTGGGCCGCACTCGTCACCCTCGTGGTCCTCGCCGGCCTGAGCCTGCTCGGGCAGCGCTACCGGATCGAGTGGCACGGGGTCCTGCCCCTCTCGCTGCTCGCCTTCGTCGGCTTCTGCGCGCTCAGCGTGGTGTGGAGCGAGTACTCCTGGTACGCGCTCCGCGGCGTGGTCGAGACGCTCTGCTTCGTGGGACTCGGGCTCTACCTGGCGCTCGGCCGCGACCTCGTGCAGGTCATCCGCGCGGCCGGGGACGCCTTCCGCATCCTGCTCGTCGTGGCGCTCGGGCTCGAGGTGCTCTCCGGGCTGGTGCTCGACGTGCCGATCCCGGCGTTCGGCATCCAGGGGAACATCGCCTACGGCGGACCCATCCAGGGGATCGGCGGCAACCGCAACTTCATGGGCTTCGTGGCCGCGACCGCCCTCGTCACGTTCGTGGTCGAGTTCCTCACCCGCTCGGTGACGACCTGGCGCGCCGTCGCCTCCACCGCGCTCGCGGTGATCGCGCTCATGCTCGTGCAGTCCCCCATCACCGGGATCGCGATGATCGCGCTGGCCGTGACCGCGCTGGCGATCTGGGCGCTCCGGCACGCGGCACCCACGACGCGGCCCGTCGTCAACACCGTGCTCGGCGGCGCCGTCCTGGGCATGCTCGTGCTCGCCGTGCTGTTCCGGCACCGGGTGCTCGCCGAGATCGGCGCCGCCGGCGGGACCGCGACGCGACTGGGGCTCTGGGCGCAGATCCGGCTGCTCGGCGAACAGGACCCGATGCAGGGCCGCGGCTGGGTCGGCACCTGGCCGACCGAGGACGTCTTCCCCTTCACCACCCTCGTCGACCCGTCCGGGGTGCGGTTCACCTCCGGCCTCTCCGCCTTCGTCGACGCGTACCTGCAGGTCGGGCTCGCGGGCGCGCTCCTCGTCGCGGTCGCGGGCGGGCTGGCGTTCGCCCGCGCCTGGGTGACCGCGACGACCTTCCCCGGTGTCGCCTACGTCTGGCCGGCCGCGGTGCTCGTGCTCCTCGCGGTCACGAGCACCGCGGAGAGCTACCTGCTGCACGGTGCGGGCCTGATGCTCTTCGCGACCGTGATCGTCGTCGCGGCCCGACGGCGGTCGTGGCGACGGCACCTGCCGCGCGACCAGGCCTGACCCGCAGCACGGCCGGACCCACGGCAGGACCCGACCCACGGCAGGACCAGACCCGCAGCGGGGCCTGAGGGCTCGACCAGGTCCGACCGCGACGACGGCCCGGGGGCTCGCGGTGGTGACGCCCCGGCCACTAGCATCGCCTCGGGTCGCAGGGGGCGGCCCGTCACCGACAGGAGCTCGCATGCCCTTCGTCTCCCGCGTCGTCACCGCACTGCTCGCGGTCTCGGCCCTGACCACCGCCGCCGTGGGCCTCGTGCCGGCCGACACCGCGAGCGCCGCGCCGACCGCGACCGCGTCCGGCTCCCGGTACACACCGCTCGACACCGCCCGGGTGTTCGCCGGCACCGTCGGCACGACCCCGGTCGTCGTCCCGATCGCCGGCCGCGCCGGGGTCCCGGCTGACGCCACCGCGGTCGTGGTCAACGTCGAGACCGAGGCGCCGACGGCCGCCGGCTACGTGCGGATCACCCCCGCCGGCACCGACGCCCGCGTGGCCCTGCAGGAGTTCCCCGCTGGTCGGACGATCTCGAACCTCGCGACCGTGAAGCTCGCCTCCGGTGGCGTGCAGGTGAAGGTGTCCGCGGGTTCGGCGCGGGTCTACCTCGACGTCTCCGGGTACTACGCAGCCGACGGCGGGTCGACCTTCACCCCGCTGCCGACCGTTCGCGTCGCGTCGCCGACGGTCGGGACGACACCGGTGCCCGTGCCGCTCGCCGGCAGGGGCGGAGTGCCGGACGACGCGACCGCCGTGGTCGTCAACGTGGAGACGAACGCACCGACCGCCGACGGGTACACCCGCCTGACCCCGCTCGGTCGCGACGCCTCGGTGGCGACCCAGGAGTTCACGGCCGGGCGCACGGTGTCGAACCTCGCGATCGTGCGCCTCGTCGACGGTGCCGCGCAGGTCCGCCTGTCGCGTGGGACGGCGACGGTGTTCATGGACGTCGCCGGGTACTACTCCGCGTCGTC from Curtobacterium sp. SGAir0471 encodes:
- a CDS encoding exopolysaccharide production protein, giving the protein MTDHGVSRRALARRYLSAWIGFSAGGRFSQALATAILLFAFGEPAVHAMVGAAGTWAALVTLVVLAGLSLLGQRYRIEWHGVLPLSLLAFVGFCALSVVWSEYSWYALRGVVETLCFVGLGLYLALGRDLVQVIRAAGDAFRILLVVALGLEVLSGLVLDVPIPAFGIQGNIAYGGPIQGIGGNRNFMGFVAATALVTFVVEFLTRSVTTWRAVASTALAVIALMLVQSPITGIAMIALAVTALAIWALRHAAPTTRPVVNTVLGGAVLGMLVLAVLFRHRVLAEIGAAGGTATRLGLWAQIRLLGEQDPMQGRGWVGTWPTEDVFPFTTLVDPSGVRFTSGLSAFVDAYLQVGLAGALLVAVAGGLAFARAWVTATTFPGVAYVWPAAVLVLLAVTSTAESYLLHGAGLMLFATVIVVAARRRSWRRHLPRDQA